In Triticum urartu cultivar G1812 chromosome 6, Tu2.1, whole genome shotgun sequence, the following proteins share a genomic window:
- the LOC125516054 gene encoding uncharacterized protein LOC125516054 yields MHPTKPAGVTPRSAPPGAGEWRPSGVVRLLQAPAVVALAAVLAVASPAQARPAGAPPPTPPTQQKAADTAPEDTMCDVPRTLSGEDGKEAERIKHPRSREAARCTSKCVSTCVLGGAGAPGVGGPFNVRRPLVVFKEGFRSRQYCLVECSDVCNLIKDGEDGQ; encoded by the exons ATGCACCCGACGAAACCAGCTGGCGTGACGCCGAGGTCGGCACCGCCGGGCGCCGGAGAGTGGCGGCCGTCCGGCGTCGTCAGGCTGCTGCAGGCGCCGGCGGTGGTGGCGCTGGCCGCGGTGCTCGCCGTGGCGTCGCCGGCGCAAGCTCGGCCAGCTGGTGCACCCCCTCCGACCCCTCCGACCCAGCAGAAGGCGGCGGACACGGCGCCGGAGGACACGATGTGCGACGTGCCGCGGACGCTGTCCGGGGAGGACGGCAAGGAGGCCGAGCGGATCAAGCACCCGAGGTCGCGCGAGGCGGCGCGGTGCACCTCCAAGTGCGTCAGCACCTGCGTCCTCGGCGGCGCCGGCGCGCCCGGCGTCGGCGGGCCCTTCAACGTCCGGAG ACCCCTCGTGGTGTTCAAGGAAGGTTTCCGCAGTCGACAGTACTG CCTGGTGGAGTGCTCCGACGTCTGCAACCTAATCAAGGACGGAGAAGACGGGCAATGA